A single window of Anomaloglossus baeobatrachus isolate aAnoBae1 chromosome 9, aAnoBae1.hap1, whole genome shotgun sequence DNA harbors:
- the PPP1R26 gene encoding protein phosphatase 1 regulatory subunit 26, giving the protein MFLLNAPPPAAFQTQWTPFGCNVPCRVPTSLPQPAPEVEGSIDSPQSDESSVTVNLEYERIMQKNKKGELRSSPAIFKEDSRERATIIVPAQFRDAREESSDFRGLALDSDSDDSVDRGIEEAIQEYLKNKGTSAPLSCAHAARAPDSPESDPDHGKTSQSYVPARKSPVKMVTSPKVCDFFPGPSQSRCSSPDSVGSDDSFEESIKKEIEQFLIEKKLQNDVNETSPGKKALTNQSAAKPKPPKAAEKPRPKQGSKGPAVKTTLESFTLNPNNVKPKAESCKSLIRPKTVVDPFKPDVLMPLPPPQSPDLSDSSSDDGIEEAIQLYQLEKSRLEGTLRTFPETDGDTTSDGGHYSQMKDSLPDPQKKTPDYRKRKLTNVKPSASQNLPSKRALHSGDEVPRRAETAAELMCAEAILDISKAILPCAAALPDKPPASPCSSDSSVDSDDSIEQEIRTFLAHKAQNESLSVTSAKTPPKEQVSEPPKQPFLPSAKAAGTNKGKISDSKVLLKDPPRKSSESVNVDGSRGLSVLSQGKTTEPGPPDCPQPSHQAEDARRHVIQSMKRLESSPRASGEKRKMYLKIRSSCSGDKSSSLDSDEDLDSAIKDLLRSKRKCKKRPKDGRPPCKKRVRFAETTTKLLDAAGVTEQKDCSPKPLVAKSCLVLSSDAKDNSFKKSKAILRLKDEKKISVGNAESSSGSKTVESKPASACEKPVKTSSALPDAQDSSSVDSDDSIEQEIRKFLAERARESAELSAAQKTPPPAIAPTVVHTEAPPVSITTPIKKEPGVLSSSVTETILQKVREKDRSSTPAAPRLYGYKDNASPAIRPQQPKGVDKATSPVRSVIVKSECIRPVENVLPPPPDRVLIRTGLSPCQGNIPISGNFVAGLKYISGTEQQLLLNVGKSGATRLATDFYNPGGAIAQLGTCQNKTLILEQPKVVQAPAFSLGAPMVRPALYVVTTKMVQEAAGSLCLPINATAYDPGLNLMSIQYCPGQVASHTSACAAPFSFQQTRNSDPMVITPGKAGEIPTLITKARASEPTAGPLDGERRCHNVPERAEGRKVQKDQVSSIDPGWTAEPYISLTPWKKSTRADIRRRAIRIMSQANIEDLTKKWTRTCRK; this is encoded by the exons ATGTTCCTTCTGAACGCCCCTCCTCCGGCAGCTTTTCAGACACAATGGACGCCGTTTGGATGTAACGTCCCATGCAGAGTGCCCACGTCCCTCCCGCAGCCGGCCCCCGAGGTGGAGGGCTCCATAGACAGTCCACAGAGCGATGAGTCTTCTGTGACCGTGAACCTCGAATATGAGCGGATTATGCAGAAGAACAAAAAGGGGGAGCTGAGATCCAGTCCTGCCATCTTCAAGGAAGACTCCAGAGAAAGGGCCACCATCATCGTCCCCGCGCAGTTCAGAGACGCTAGAGAGGAGTCCTCGGACTTCAGGGGTCTGGCTCTGGACTCGGACAGCGATGATTCTGTAGACCGAGGCATAGAAGAAGCAATCCAGGAGTACCTGAAGAACAAGGGTACCAGTGCGCCCCTGTCTTGCGCGCATGCGGCCAGAGCCCCAGACAGCCCTGAAAGTGACCCAGACCACGGAAAAACCTCTCAAAGCTATGTCCCGGCCAGGAAGTCTCCCGTGAAGATGGTGACGTCCCCCAAAGTGTGTGATTTCTTCCCCGGGCCGAGTCAGTCCCGATGCTCGTCCCCAGACAGTGTGGGGAGCGACGACTCCTTCGAGGAAAGCATCAAAAAGGAAATTGAGCAGTTTCTGATTGAGAAGAAGCTACAGAACGACGTAAATGAGACCAGCCCTGGTAAGAAAGCCTTAACCAATCAATCTGCAGCCAAACCGAAGCCCCCCAAAGCTGCAGAGAAACCGCGCCCCAAGCAGGGGAGTAAGGGGCCGGCCGTAAAAACAACACTCGAAAGCTTTACCCTTAATCCGAACAATGTCAAACCCAAAGCAGAAAGCTGTAAAAGTCTCATCCGCCCCAAGACTGTGGTCGACCCCTTTAAGCCCGATGTCCTGAtgccgctgccccctcctcagagcCCCGACCTCTCAGACTCCAGCAGTGATGATGGGATTGAGGAGGCCATTCAGCTCTACCAACTGGAAAAAAGCAGATTAGAAGGAACCCTCAGGACGTTTCCGGAGACAGATGGGGATACGACGTCTGATGGTGGCCACTACAGCCAGATGAAGGACTCCCTGCCCGACCCCCAGAAGAAGACCCCCGACTACAGGAAGAGGAAACTGACCAACGTCAAACCCTCCGCGTCTCAGAACCTCCCAAGTAAGAGGGCGCTTCACTCTGGAGATGAAGTTCCACGGAGGGCAGAGACGGCGGCGGAGCTAATGTGTGCGGAAGCCATACTGGACATCTCGAAAGCGATATTACCATGTGCTGCCGCTCTGCCGGACAAGCCGCCGGCATCTCCATGCTCCAGCGACAGCTCCGTCGACAGCGATGACAGCATAGAGCAAGAGATAAGGACATTTTTGGCCCATAAAGCTCAAAATGAGAGTCTCAGCGTCACCTCAGCTaaaacgcccccaaaggaacaagtgtcTGAACCCCCAAAACAGCCGTTCCTTCCCAGTGCGAAAGCTGCCGGGACTAATAAAGGCAAAATAAGTGACAGCAAAGTCCTACTTAAGGACCCTCCTAGGAAAAGTTCTGAGTCTGTGAATGTAGATGGCAGCCGCGGACTTTCAGTCTTGAGTCAGGGTAAAACTACAGAGCCTGGTCCTCCGGACTGTCCACAACCCTCCCACCAAGCAGAGGACGCCAGGCGCCATGTCATCCAGTCTATGAAACGTCTGGAGTCTTCTCCGAGAGCAAGCGGAGAAAAACGGAAAATGTACCTGAAAATAAGGAGCAGCTGCAGCGGAGATAAGAGCAGCTCTCTGGACAGCGATGAAGACTTGGACTCCGCTATAAAAGACTTACTAAGGTCCAAAAGAAAGTGCAAAAAGAGACCAAAGGATGGCCGGCCACCATGTAAGAAGAGGGTCCGATTTGCAGAAACCACCACCAAACTGTTGGACGCGGCGGGGGTTACGGAGCAGAAGGACTGCAGCCCCAAACCCCTGGTGGCCAAAAGCTGCCTCGTCCTTTCCAGCGACGCAAAAGACAATTCCTTCAAGAAGTCAAAGGCCATCCTAAGACTGAAAGACGAGAAAAAGATCTCGGTGGGAAATGCAGAGTCGTCTTCTGGTAGCAAAACCGTGGAGTCCAAACCAGCTAGTGCCTGCGAGAAACCTGTGAAGACAAGTAGTGCCTTGCCCGATGCCCAAGATAGCAGCTCGGTGGACAGCGACGACAGCATAGAGCAAGAAATCCGGAAATTCCTGGCCGAGCGAGCGCGGGAATCTGCGGAACTGTCTGCCGCACAAAAGACCCCTCCACCCGCGATCGCTCCAACCGTTGTCCACACCGAGGCTCCTCCAGTCTCCATTACTACACCCATAAAGAAGGAGCCCGGGGTGCTATCAAGCTCCGTGACGGAGACCATTCTTCAGAAAGTCCGCGAGAAAGACCGCTCCAGCACCCCGGCGGCACCGCGTCTGTACGGATATAAAGACAACGCATCCCCGGCGATAAGGCCGCAGCAACCCAAAGGCGTAGACAAGGCCACCTCTCCTGTCCGCAGCGTCATCGTCAAGAGCGAGTGCATCAGGCCGGTGGAGAACGTGCTGCCGCCGCCTCCGGACAGAGTGCTGATAAGGACCGGACTCAGCCCTTGTCAGGGGAACATCCCCATCTCTGGGAACTTCGTGGCTGGTCTGAAGTACATTTCAGGAACCGAGCAGCAGCTTCTCCTGAACGTTGGGAAGTCGGGGGCCACCAGGTTGGCCACTGACTTCTACAATCCCGGAGGAGCCATCGCTCAGCTGGGAACCTGCCAGAACAAAACACTTATCCTAGAGCAGCCTAAAGTTGTCCAAGCCCCTGCGTTCTCTCTGGGAGCCCCCATGGTCCGCCCCGCACTGTACGTCGTGACCACCAAAATGGTGCAAGAAGCCGCCGGCTCCCTGTGTCTCCCCATCAACGCTACCGCCTACGACCCTGGCCTGAACCTAATGAGCATTCAGTACTGTCCGGGTCAGGTCGCCTCCCACACGTCAGCATGCGCTGCCCCCTTCTCCTTCCAGCAAACCCGAAATAGTGACCCCATGGTCATTACCCCCGGAAAGGCAGGAGAGATCCCCACCCTCATTACCAAAGCCAGAGCGAGCGAGCCGACGGCAGGGCCACTAGATGGAGAACGCAGGTGCCATAATGTACCTGAGCGAGCAGAAGGTAGAAAGGTGCAGAAAGACCAGGT cTCCTCCATAGACCCCGGATGGACAGCGGAGCCGTATATATCTCTGACCCCATGGAAGAAGAGCACGCGTGCGGACATCCGCAGGAGAGCCATCCGCATCATGTCTCAG GCCAATATAGAAGACCTCACCAAGAAATGGACGAGGACCTGCCGCAAGTGA